In the Chiloscyllium plagiosum isolate BGI_BamShark_2017 unplaced genomic scaffold, ASM401019v2 scaf_81262, whole genome shotgun sequence genome, one interval contains:
- the LOC122545755 gene encoding probable G-protein coupled receptor 139 — MLSLHISGCLHTSHDLIFFTANLMTVQILSQGKCGLSKGITHYMIAMATGDLMVLVFNVIVSQIVKYHFPGSLLNYTPACRLSAFLQGLSLQLSIWFTIAFTFDRFVAICCNKLKGRYCTERMANVVIFIVSSLNIMVNIPLSFRYEPTHVLNNVQWGCRTVTGYLTSPSWAAHRWLTNISNMFLPIPLLLLLNTLTAGHILAASRVRRALKSSRGDAVEMGRDPELKSRRTSIVLLFTISGCFVVLSAPITVIHICVGVTHITSFQVSNSLYVAIRAAFLLMCTSSCTNTCIYALTQRRFREVVKNLLKSPYVLLRKLQK, encoded by the coding sequence ATGTTATCGCTTCACATCTCTGGGTGTTTGCATACATCTCACGATTTGATTTTCTTTACAGCGAACCTGATGACAGTGCAGATTCTTTCCCAAGGGAAGTGCGGCCTTTCCAAAGGTATCACTCACTACATGATTGCCATGGCAACAGGAGATCTGATGGTCCTTGTTTTCAACGTGATTGTGAGCCAGATCGTGAAATATCATTTCCCGGGCTCACTGCTGAACTACACTCCCGCCTGCCGACTCAGTGCCTTCCTGCAAGGTCTGagcctccaactctccatctggttcaccatcgccttcacctttgaCCGCTTTGTAGCAATTTGCTGCAACAAATTGAAGGGGAGGTATTGCACTGAAAGAATGGCTAACGTGGTCATATTCATCGTGAGTTCTCTTAACATCATGGTCAACATTCCCTTGTCTTTTCGCTATGAGCCCACTCATGTTCTGAACAATGTACAGTGGGGCTGCCGCACCGTCACCGGTTACCTCACTTCACCGTCCTGGGCAGCTCACCGGTGGCTCACTAACATCTCAAACATGTTTCTTCCTATTcccctgctgctgctgttgaacACTCTCACCGCTGGCCACATCCTAGCAGCCAGCAGAGTTCGCCGGGCTCTGAAGAGCAGCAGAGGTGATGCTGTGGAGATGGGCAGAGACCCcgagctgaagagcaggagaacctCCATCGTTCtgctcttcaccatctctggCTGCTTCGTGGTGCTGTCAGCACCCATCACTGTCATCCACATCTGTGTTGGTGTTACCCACATTACGTCTTTCCAAGTTTCAAACTCACTCTATGTGGCAATCAGGGCAGCGTTCCTGCTGATGTGCACCAGCTCCTGCACAAACACTTGTATTTATGCACTGACCCAGAGGAGATTCAGAGAGGTGGTGAAGAACTTGCTGAAATCTCCTTACGTTCTGCTCAGAAAGTTACAAAAATAA